One window from the genome of Gemmatimonadaceae bacterium encodes:
- the pdxA gene encoding 4-hydroxythreonine-4-phosphate dehydrogenase PdxA: MPRPIAITVGDPRGIGPEVIGKALGDASVAALAPFVVVGAQGAGVDVDVPVGTWIPGASSVADAGRLAGLAIERAVAMARAGEVSGIVTAPIDKAALLAGGYDFPGHTEMLASLTGCDVAMMLASDRLRVVLATTHIALRDVPRAVTREAILRSARVTRAGLTEWFGIAEPRIALCALNPHAGDGGRFGSEDDQLLAPAAREAGLSGPYPADTVFVRAMRGAFDAVIAPYHDVGMTAIKVASFGHAVNITLGLPFPRTSPDHGTALDIAGRGVADAGSMVEAIRQCAAIASRGRGSSPAA, from the coding sequence ATGCCGCGTCCCATCGCCATCACCGTCGGTGATCCGCGCGGCATCGGACCCGAGGTCATCGGCAAGGCGTTAGGCGACGCGTCGGTCGCCGCGCTCGCCCCGTTCGTCGTGGTCGGGGCACAGGGGGCCGGTGTCGACGTCGACGTTCCCGTGGGAACGTGGATACCGGGCGCGTCGTCGGTGGCCGACGCGGGGCGGCTCGCGGGGCTGGCTATCGAGCGCGCGGTGGCCATGGCGCGCGCCGGCGAGGTGAGCGGGATCGTCACCGCCCCCATCGACAAGGCGGCACTTCTCGCCGGCGGCTACGACTTCCCAGGCCACACCGAGATGCTGGCGTCGCTCACCGGGTGCGACGTGGCGATGATGCTCGCCTCCGACCGGCTGCGCGTCGTGCTCGCCACCACGCACATCGCGCTGCGCGACGTTCCGCGCGCCGTCACGCGCGAGGCCATCCTGCGCTCGGCGCGCGTCACGCGCGCGGGGCTCACGGAGTGGTTCGGGATCGCCGAGCCGCGCATCGCGCTCTGTGCGCTCAACCCGCACGCGGGAGATGGTGGTCGCTTCGGCAGCGAGGACGACCAGCTCCTGGCACCGGCGGCGCGGGAAGCGGGGCTCAGCGGCCCGTACCCGGCCGACACCGTCTTCGTGCGGGCCATGCGCGGCGCCTTCGACGCCGTCATCGCTCCCTATCACGACGTGGGAATGACGGCCATCAAGGTGGCATCGTTCGGGCACGCCGTGAACATCACGTTAGGGCTCCCGTTCCCGCGCACGTCTCCCGATCACGGCACGGCGCTGGACATCGCCGGGCGCGGCGTGGCCGACGCCGGGAGCATGGTCGAGGCGATCAGGCAGTGTGCGGCGATCGCGTCGCGAGGTCGAGGGTCATCGCCAGCAGCTTGA